From Uloborus diversus isolate 005 chromosome 8, Udiv.v.3.1, whole genome shotgun sequence, a single genomic window includes:
- the LOC129227938 gene encoding uncharacterized protein LOC129227938: MSSSSHLTPPTYYGTSSNSTLDIALLKCLNYHTRISAVTELSSDHCPVFLDIGISMSIPEAPFTSTITSWSYYTKIIHDRIQGNPTITSISDIDNCISTLTDNMKFALERASIKKFSKRLPLRFPPNIINLIKYKNRIKKHWQLSKDPAVKTRLNAVQNEIKKLTGEHKSTTFNNYLGSLDNNSKAFYTLVRKFSNKTHIMPTIHADHGKLVYTTQDKASAIASTLEDNFQLNAHEYDEDTISDVNRSINRFFQAPPTSVPPPIITPLEIMITIKHLPVRKAGGEDATIAVALPDIDYKSMLMSF, translated from the exons ATGTCCAGCTCATCGCACCTGACACCCCCCACCTATTACGGTACATCATCAAATTCCACCCTTGATATCGCACTGTTAAAATGCCTTAACTATCATACTAGGATATCAGCTGTCACTGAACTTAGTTCCGACCACTGCCCTGTCTTCCTTGACATTGGTATTTCTATGAGCATCCCCGAAGCTCCTTTCACCTCTACGATTACCAGCTGGAGCTACTACACCAAAATCATTCATGACCGAATCCAGGGAAATCCCACCATCACCTCTATATCTGATATTGATAACTGCATCTCCACACTTACTGACAACATGAAATTTGCTCTTGAAAGAGCCAGTATTAAGAAATTCTCTAAACGCCTCCCTCTCCGATTTCCTCCCAATATCATCAATCTCATCAAGtataaaaacagaattaaaaaacacTGGCAACTCTCCAAAGATCCTGCTGTTAAAACTAGACTTAATGCtgtacaaaatgaaattaaaaaacttactgGAGAGCATAAGTCGACTACTTTTAACAACTATCTGGGCTCACTTGACAATaactcaaaagcattttataCACTTGTCAGAAAATTCTCTAATAAGACACATATTATGCCCACTATACATGCCGATCATGGCAAACTGGTTTATACCACCCAAGATAAAGCTAGCGCAATCGCTAGCACTCTTGAAGACAACTTTCAGCTTAATGCTCATGAGTATGACGAGGATACAATCTCAGATGTTAATCGGAGCATAAATCGTTTCTTCCAAGCTCCTCCCACCTCTGTTCCTCCCCCTATCATCACCCCTCTTGAGATCATGATTACTATCAAGCACCTCCCCGTTAGAAAAGCAGGTGGTGAAGATG CGACCATTGCCGTGGCTTTGCCAGACATCGACTACAAAAGTATGTTAATGTCATTCTAG